The window CAAACCAATAGCAATTGCACCAcacctttttcttctcttttcctcaaATGGGTTTCCTTCTAGTGGTATTATCTTTCATATATACCATCTCTTTAAGTGGAAGTTTAATTTTTCCCAAAGCCAATTGAAAGAAATGAAAATCTGATAGTGGTGGAAGGAATATATGGTATTGGTGGGGGCTAGTGATAaaaatagacaaaaaaaaaaaaaaaaaaacatatctatctatcaatcgagagagagagagagagagagagagagagagagagagagagagagagagcaataacATACCTAGGATGCTTGTTATTCTTGACAGCCTTTTGGCCATACTTCCTCCAACGATAGCCATCATCCAAAATATCGACATGACTCCTTGTTTGGAAAGCAAACCTTGGCTTCCTAACTTTCTTCTCACCCTTCTTCTTCCCTTGTCTCTCTTCATTCTGGGCTCCGCCAGCAACGGCCCCGATTGGAGGGGAGATATTGTTTGTGGCAGCACTTGGtggtggtgggccatcaaccTCAGCCTTCAACCCCAACATCCCATTTGAATTGGCATGGAAGCTGTTAAAGAGATGTGGGTTTTGAAACATGGTGGATGAGAAGGTAGGAAAaggtgaagaagatgaagatgatgatgggaAGAGTATTTGGTAGTTCtccattagagagagagagagagagagagagagagagagagaaaagatataTATTGTAAAGAAGAAGAGGATCTGATGTGGTATGGTGAATATAAAGGTTCGGCATCAAACACGGCGGCTAGTGGAACAACGGTCGTTTTTCacagtgaaagagagagagagagagagggtgtcgTAAACGGCACGTAACGAAGGGAAAGTGCTTGAAAAATGCTTGAAGCGATTCGCGCGATTTTGATGAGGTGAATAGTGTACACGTGCCACTAGTCACACGCTTGCGACACGAGCAGGAAGTGGAGTTCGTGTGACACAAAGTTCTGTAAGCCCATCGGATGCCCGTGTGAGATCTAGTCCGTTCATCGTCTTGGCTGGTTTATTTTCGGATAAGGGACCAAAAGTTGGgagatgcaaaactcaagtggctcCACAACAGTAGACAGTGGGGATGGGAAAGCCCACGATTGAAGCCTTCCTGGGGAACACCGTCATCTTTATATGTCATCTGAACCATAGAAATGGATTCCCACTAACATCCTAAAggtaaaaatcaaatatcagcctgatccgtaactttcgtggccccttacaaggttttaatggtgagcgttcaatccccacggtTTCTTGTACCATAGCTTACTTGTATCCCGGATCTGCTTCTTTTTGGGATCGAGTCATATGTAccggtgaaactgatggacggagtggatttcacacggaCATTACGACGAGACCCACGGAGCTTTGGGTTACAGGAACTCCCACTAACACGTTTTACAGGAAAGTGGCGTCCACGCGGGGGTAAAGCGGTACACGAACCGaattagctcggttaacttggtcgaccatactttttttttttttttttaacaagcacacacacccccacacactcacgccatggtgggatttcaccgctCATGGATacttcgaacccttgaccgggtgttgaaactcatgacAGTCTGCCACCCGATCAAGATACTCTTGCTCGACCatacttgaaaaagcttgattaaactcggtttgaaattgagcTGAAAAATTTTCATGTCGTGTTCAAATTACCCTAATCAATTCTCAACTCGAACACCCTAATACATAGCTCAAGTGATAGACTGAATGAAAGATATcccatttcaacactgaggttttGGCATCGTTTAcctagtggaggtggctaacagtgaagtatgaCTTGGCAATAACTGTACTAccaagctaacaaaagaaaaaaagaaaaaaaaaaatcacaactcAAGTCAAGTCATGTATCTGGTCAAATGACTCAGTGAAGTGCTATTTGGATACTACATTCGCAGCGAGATCAGCTAGTGATGAGGAATGAATGAATACAAAACAAattactataaaaaaaaatttatactatAAAACTAACgttagattatgattttgatgttgctcgtaTAATGTTTATGAAATACTTGTATATTATTGTTTTTGTTTGTCATtttgtgaaaaattaaaaatgcaCTTTGTGTTTAAGAAAATGTTGCATAGGTTTAAACCAGTATGAGTTGCTAAttgaatcgagtcaagttggccaatcaagctcgaggattgagccaagccaagttcaagctggagTTAGTTACCAGCTAAGTCAAGCCAAACTGTGCCAAGCTCGGTTCAACACATGTACAGCCCTACAGTTTATTATTTGATGCTTTTTATATTATTGTGGAGGTGACGTATGCAAAATTTCTTAA is drawn from Magnolia sinica isolate HGM2019 chromosome 5, MsV1, whole genome shotgun sequence and contains these coding sequences:
- the LOC131246772 gene encoding probable WRKY transcription factor 75, whose product is MENYQILFPSSSSSSSPFPTFSSTMFQNPHLFNSFHANSNGMLGLKAEVDGPPPPSAATNNISPPIGAVAGGAQNEERQGKKKGEKKVRKPRFAFQTRSHVDILDDGYRWRKYGQKAVKNNKHPRSYYRCTHQGCNVKKQVQRLSKDEGIVVTTYEGMHTHPIEKSTDNFEHILSQMQIYSGF